A genomic segment from Halomonas sp. GD1P12 encodes:
- the scpB gene encoding SMC-Scp complex subunit ScpB, whose product MSTTLTNSTFGKSTTLDEILEAALLAAGEPLSLERLETLFLDGESPGPKTLREALGRLSERHEAGALELVETASGFQLRIRPRLSQWVSRLWDERPQRYSRALLETLALIAYRQPVSRGDIEEVRGVSVSSSIMRTLMERGWIRVVGHRDVPGRPAVYATTRSFLDDFGLKTLDALPPMHELTSQKELDIDDQAPATHDDVESSSAEAVETLDERAETGQDAPPDTGDASLEDDAHPHAETALTLPLSFADLEARLAARAAEKRDPPASTDKRSDDHEPE is encoded by the coding sequence GTGAGTACGACCCTGACGAACAGCACCTTTGGTAAAAGCACGACGCTGGACGAGATTCTCGAGGCGGCGCTACTGGCCGCCGGCGAGCCGCTGAGCCTGGAGCGGCTGGAGACCCTGTTTCTCGACGGCGAAAGCCCCGGGCCCAAAACGCTTCGCGAGGCGCTCGGGCGTCTTTCCGAGCGCCACGAGGCCGGGGCGCTGGAGCTGGTCGAAACCGCCTCGGGCTTTCAACTGCGTATTCGCCCGCGCCTTTCTCAGTGGGTCTCCAGGCTTTGGGACGAGCGGCCCCAGCGCTACTCCCGGGCGCTTCTGGAGACGCTGGCGCTGATCGCCTACCGCCAGCCGGTCTCGCGCGGCGACATCGAGGAAGTGCGCGGGGTGAGCGTATCGAGTTCGATCATGCGCACGCTGATGGAGCGCGGCTGGATTCGCGTCGTCGGTCATCGCGACGTGCCGGGCCGCCCGGCGGTGTACGCCACGACGAGAAGTTTTCTCGACGATTTCGGCCTGAAAACGCTGGACGCGCTGCCGCCGATGCACGAACTGACCAGCCAAAAAGAGCTCGATATCGATGACCAGGCGCCTGCGACGCACGACGACGTGGAATCTTCATCGGCCGAAGCGGTCGAGACACTGGACGAACGCGCCGAAACCGGGCAGGATGCGCCCCCCGATACGGGCGACGCTTCTCTAGAAGACGACGCCCACCCCCACGCCGAGACGGCGTTAACCCTGCCGCTGAGCTTTGCCGATCTTGAGGCGCGGCTCGCGGCGCGCGCGGCGGAAAAACGTGACCCGCCCGCGTCGACAGACAAGAGGTCCGACGACCATGAGCCAGAATAA
- the rluB gene encoding 23S rRNA pseudouridine(2605) synthase RluB, which translates to MSQNKQTPPPGSEKLQKVLARAGFGSRREMETVISDGRVKVNGQVAKLGDRVEERDKVSFDDRPVSLRPEAEVPRRVLMYNKPEGELCTRKDPEGRRTVFERLPRLKGERWIAIGRLDINTSGLLLFTTDGELANRLMHPSTQVEREYAVRVMGEVKQEHIKAMVDGVMLEDGPARFTDVQEFGGEGINTWFHVVIMEGRNREVRRLWESQNLTVSRLKRVRYGNIFLDKRAKAGEWIELSQDEIDDLATLAQLEARKVPELTPDEKNRWSRDKHKRRPVQAMRKPKRR; encoded by the coding sequence ATGAGCCAGAATAAGCAAACCCCACCCCCCGGTAGCGAAAAGCTGCAGAAAGTGCTGGCCCGCGCCGGCTTCGGCTCGCGCCGCGAGATGGAAACCGTGATCAGCGATGGCCGCGTCAAGGTCAACGGTCAGGTCGCCAAGCTCGGCGACCGGGTCGAGGAGCGCGACAAGGTCAGCTTCGACGACCGCCCGGTGTCGCTGCGCCCGGAGGCCGAGGTGCCCAGGCGCGTGCTAATGTACAACAAGCCCGAAGGCGAGCTCTGCACGCGCAAGGACCCGGAAGGTCGACGCACGGTGTTCGAGCGCCTGCCGCGCCTGAAAGGCGAACGCTGGATCGCGATCGGGCGCCTGGATATCAATACCAGCGGCCTTCTGCTGTTCACCACCGACGGTGAGCTCGCCAACCGCCTGATGCACCCCTCTACCCAGGTCGAGCGCGAGTACGCCGTGCGCGTCATGGGTGAGGTGAAGCAGGAGCACATCAAGGCGATGGTCGACGGCGTCATGCTCGAGGACGGCCCGGCGCGCTTTACCGACGTGCAGGAGTTCGGCGGTGAAGGGATCAACACGTGGTTTCACGTGGTGATCATGGAGGGCCGCAACCGCGAGGTGAGAAGGCTCTGGGAGTCGCAAAACCTGACCGTGAGCCGCCTGAAGCGCGTGCGCTACGGCAACATCTTCCTCGACAAGCGGGCCAAGGCCGGCGAGTGGATCGAGCTCAGCCAGGACGAGATCGACGATTTGGCCACGCTTGCCCAGCTCGAAGCACGCAAGGTGCCCGAGCTCACCCCGGACGAGAAGAACCGCTGGAGCCGCGACAAGCACAAGCGCCGCCCGGTGCAGGCGATGCGCAAGCCCAAGCGGCGCTAA
- a CDS encoding cyclase family protein, protein MSRRIIDLSVTLTDEVPADPPGMGPAIEYMDHEGGAREYAQMFGIPVEHQRDGAGAAVERLKLSTHNGTHLDAPWHYHPTMNKGERAITIDEVPLEWCMGPGVKLDFRHLPNGHVVSAAEMEAEFARIGHTLQPGDIVLVNTSAGALYGQPGYVAAGCGIGREATLWLTERGMKVCGTDAWSWDAPLKAVAEKARATGQWELFWEGHKAGADTVYCHMEKLANLDLLPDTGFEVICFPVKVARGSAGWCRPVALFANQAQDS, encoded by the coding sequence ATGAGCCGCAGAATCATCGACCTTTCGGTCACGCTTACCGACGAGGTGCCCGCGGACCCGCCGGGCATGGGCCCAGCAATCGAGTACATGGATCACGAGGGCGGTGCGCGCGAATACGCGCAGATGTTCGGCATCCCCGTCGAGCACCAGCGGGATGGCGCGGGAGCGGCGGTCGAACGGCTGAAACTGTCCACCCATAACGGCACCCATCTCGACGCGCCCTGGCACTATCACCCCACCATGAACAAGGGCGAACGCGCCATCACCATCGACGAGGTGCCGCTGGAATGGTGCATGGGGCCGGGCGTGAAACTCGACTTTCGTCACCTGCCTAATGGCCACGTAGTGAGCGCCGCCGAGATGGAGGCCGAGTTCGCCCGCATCGGCCACACGCTACAGCCCGGTGACATCGTGCTGGTCAACACAAGCGCCGGTGCGCTTTACGGCCAGCCCGGCTATGTCGCCGCCGGCTGCGGCATCGGCCGCGAGGCGACACTTTGGCTGACCGAGCGCGGCATGAAAGTCTGTGGGACCGATGCCTGGAGCTGGGACGCACCGCTCAAGGCAGTGGCCGAGAAGGCCAGGGCGACCGGCCAGTGGGAGCTTTTCTGGGAAGGCCACAAGGCCGGGGCCGATACCGTATATTGCCACATGGAGAAGCTTGCTAATCTCGACCTGCTGCCGGATACCGGCTTCGAGGTGATCTGCTTCCCGGTCAAGGTCGCTCGCGGCTCGGCCGGCTGGTGCCGCCCGGTGGCCCTCTTCGCGAACCAGGCTCAGGACTCATAG
- a CDS encoding fumarylacetoacetate hydrolase family protein, with protein MRFATLPDGSPDGRLHLVSRDNARCIPAEGVQTLLSLMENWDAHSPALEAQYAALNEGGGAPFDPTAARAPLPRAWQWLDGSAYDSHGDLMQKVFGLDPNPKGRPLMYQGMSDRFYGGTDDIPLPSEEDGIDFEGEFGVICDAVPMGSTPAEAAARIRLVVQINDWSLRRLAPIEMKTGFGWVQAKPACAVAPVALTPDELGEAWRDARVDLPLTVTLNGASFGHAEGYPMSYGFDELLAHAAHSRDLVAGTVLGSGTVSNDNYREVGSSCLAERRAIELLDEGAPSTPFMGFGDRVAMECRSRDQTPLFGAIDQKVIKGGRT; from the coding sequence ATGCGTTTCGCCACCCTGCCCGATGGCAGCCCCGACGGAAGACTGCACCTCGTCTCCCGTGACAACGCCCGCTGCATCCCCGCCGAGGGGGTGCAAACGCTGCTTTCCCTCATGGAGAACTGGGACGCACATTCGCCTGCGCTTGAGGCGCAATACGCGGCGCTGAACGAGGGAGGCGGCGCGCCTTTCGATCCCACCGCCGCTCGTGCGCCCCTGCCCCGCGCGTGGCAATGGCTCGACGGCTCGGCTTACGACAGCCACGGCGATCTGATGCAGAAGGTTTTCGGCCTCGATCCCAACCCCAAGGGTCGGCCATTGATGTATCAGGGAATGTCCGACCGCTTTTATGGGGGCACCGACGACATCCCGCTGCCTTCCGAAGAGGACGGCATCGACTTCGAAGGCGAATTTGGGGTGATCTGCGATGCCGTCCCGATGGGCAGCACACCTGCCGAGGCCGCCGCACGCATCCGGCTGGTGGTGCAGATCAACGACTGGTCGCTGCGCCGCTTGGCGCCCATCGAGATGAAAACCGGCTTTGGCTGGGTTCAGGCCAAGCCAGCTTGCGCCGTTGCGCCGGTCGCTCTCACGCCTGACGAGCTGGGCGAGGCCTGGCGCGACGCGCGGGTCGACCTGCCTCTGACGGTCACGCTCAATGGCGCCTCCTTCGGCCATGCCGAGGGTTACCCAATGAGCTACGGTTTTGACGAACTGCTCGCCCATGCCGCGCATTCGCGCGATCTGGTGGCCGGAACGGTGCTCGGCTCGGGCACCGTTTCCAACGACAACTACCGCGAGGTCGGCTCGTCTTGCCTGGCCGAACGCCGGGCGATCGAACTGCTGGATGAGGGTGCGCCGAGCACGCCCTTCATGGGGTTCGGTGATCGCGTTGCCATGGAGTGCCGCAGCCGCGACCAGACGCCGCTTTTCGGGGCTATCGACCAGAAGGTCATCAAGGGAGGACGGACATGA
- a CDS encoding alpha/beta hydrolase family protein: protein MAMFDYFPNYVWNLTVSIALASGAEIGEIMDMCQPLLEKAKDGADAGTQDFMVEWVRVADKLSAIADEEEAEGKLFSAGDKRKRAALYYILAERMQGQGDPERMVTYKKGLENFLKGTRQSGENVQRFEIPYGDKVIPVLYTPAQGVSGPAPAVVYLNGLDSCKELLYWSFLPHELAKRGIATLCVDQPGTGESLRLQDLPAHYDSEKWGTPIYEWLAARADVDADRIGITGISLGGYYAPRVCANEPRYASGAVWGANHNWAEVQQKRLKREGENPVPHYWNHVMWVFGTDDMDTFLTKASGFCLDGQMEKIKVPFLVTHGANDRQIALDYAHQSYDQLVNSPRRELKIFTDREGGVEHVGADNMTYGRNFIADWFAQTLGGRLSATTGMES, encoded by the coding sequence ATGGCCATGTTCGACTATTTTCCAAACTATGTCTGGAACCTTACGGTTTCCATCGCGCTCGCCTCGGGCGCGGAGATCGGTGAAATCATGGACATGTGCCAGCCGCTGCTCGAGAAGGCGAAGGATGGCGCGGACGCGGGAACCCAGGATTTCATGGTCGAATGGGTGCGGGTCGCCGACAAGCTGAGCGCCATCGCCGATGAAGAGGAAGCCGAGGGCAAGCTCTTCTCGGCCGGGGACAAGCGCAAGCGCGCGGCGCTTTACTACATCCTTGCAGAGCGCATGCAGGGCCAGGGCGACCCTGAGCGTATGGTGACCTACAAGAAGGGGCTTGAGAACTTCCTGAAAGGCACCCGGCAGTCTGGCGAGAATGTGCAGCGCTTTGAAATTCCCTATGGCGATAAGGTCATCCCGGTGCTCTACACGCCGGCGCAAGGCGTCTCTGGCCCGGCACCGGCGGTGGTTTATCTTAATGGACTCGATAGCTGCAAGGAGCTGCTCTACTGGTCGTTCCTTCCGCACGAGCTGGCCAAGCGCGGCATTGCAACGCTCTGCGTCGACCAGCCCGGCACCGGCGAGAGCCTGCGCCTACAGGATCTGCCCGCGCATTACGACAGCGAAAAATGGGGCACGCCGATCTACGAATGGCTGGCCGCGCGCGCTGACGTGGACGCGGACCGTATCGGCATCACCGGCATCTCGCTTGGCGGCTACTATGCGCCGCGAGTCTGCGCCAACGAACCGCGCTACGCCTCTGGCGCGGTCTGGGGCGCGAACCACAACTGGGCCGAAGTGCAGCAGAAGCGCCTCAAGCGCGAAGGCGAGAACCCGGTGCCGCACTACTGGAACCACGTGATGTGGGTATTCGGCACCGACGACATGGACACTTTCCTCACCAAGGCGTCTGGCTTCTGCCTCGATGGGCAGATGGAGAAGATCAAGGTGCCCTTCCTCGTCACCCACGGTGCTAACGACCGGCAGATCGCGCTCGATTACGCACACCAGAGCTACGATCAACTGGTCAATTCGCCCCGTCGCGAGCTGAAGATCTTCACCGACCGCGAGGGCGGGGTCGAGCATGTTGGCGCGGACAACATGACCTACGGCCGCAACTTCATCGCAGACTGGTTCGCCCAGACCCTCGGCGGGAGGCTTTCGGCAACCACGGGCATGGAGAGTTGA
- a CDS encoding MBL fold metallo-hydrolase gives MIKRTATALALTALTALPAAAETTFTVLGSGGGPIVSAERSQPANLLQVNGRNIVVDAGDGLSIRLAAKRVRMGDIDDVLLSHLHFDHAGGLLAVLGLRFQTNPAKPVMIYGPPGTAALINGIVEGMGPAMEAAYGMEDAEIMTPEQLVQVREIRDGDTLELGDVTVTVAKNAHYSFPDGSDLEDKYESLSFRFDTPDRSIVYTGDTGWSEEVIALAKDADLLVSELIDLPAVMENVRRSAPEHLLEEIEWHLAEHHVSPEQVGRMAAEAGVSSVVATHLVAGAHITQEQTEGWIEQIRAGFDGEIAIAEDLQDF, from the coding sequence ATGATCAAGCGTACTGCAACCGCGCTGGCTCTTACCGCGTTGACAGCGTTGCCCGCGGCAGCCGAAACCACCTTTACCGTGCTCGGCAGCGGCGGAGGTCCGATCGTCAGCGCCGAGCGTTCGCAGCCCGCCAACCTGCTGCAGGTCAATGGCCGCAACATCGTGGTCGACGCCGGCGACGGCCTGTCGATCCGTCTTGCAGCGAAACGTGTGCGCATGGGCGATATCGACGACGTTCTGCTCAGCCACCTTCATTTCGACCATGCCGGCGGGCTGCTGGCAGTGCTTGGCCTGCGCTTCCAGACCAACCCGGCCAAGCCCGTGATGATCTACGGACCGCCGGGCACCGCCGCGCTGATCAACGGCATTGTCGAAGGCATGGGACCGGCGATGGAAGCCGCCTACGGCATGGAGGATGCCGAGATCATGACCCCCGAGCAACTGGTGCAGGTGCGCGAGATCCGCGACGGCGACACCCTGGAGCTTGGTGACGTGACGGTGACCGTGGCGAAGAACGCGCATTACAGCTTCCCCGACGGGTCCGACCTCGAAGACAAATACGAGTCGCTCTCCTTCCGCTTCGACACGCCGGATCGGTCGATCGTCTATACCGGCGACACCGGCTGGTCCGAGGAGGTGATCGCTCTGGCCAAGGATGCGGATCTGCTGGTCTCCGAATTGATCGATCTGCCCGCGGTGATGGAGAACGTGCGTCGCAGCGCGCCCGAACACCTGCTCGAAGAGATCGAATGGCACCTTGCCGAACACCATGTCAGCCCCGAGCAGGTCGGCCGCATGGCCGCGGAGGCGGGGGTGTCCAGCGTCGTCGCCACGCACCTCGTGGCCGGCGCTCATATCACGCAAGAGCAGACCGAAGGTTGGATTGAACAGATCCGCGCCGGTTTCGACGGTGAAATTGCCATCGCCGAAGACCTGCAGGACTTCTGA
- a CDS encoding MFS transporter, producing the protein MTETQLHAGSVPTKGELGKTGAIALIVGHCAGLIDLVALPVWVGALIVRFGFGPREAGALVTLFLIGAVIASVLTARNFNRLPRKALAVTGYALSALAFLLAAGQTGFVPLAVLHLLGGIATGMALSLVHGSMGRAANPHRLFAFAGAGLGLFGVIYMAAVPQLLALHGGQILFYTFGAIMALAALAMLLAFPNVAGHAKGVTSRAPFAAGVLAVVAGVSLMTFNQAMVFSFVEVIGNARNFAPQAIVGTLIALGIVNFVGPAPLAALLEKRLSARSVVLAGPVVQATFALVLTFATVLTVWAPVAAFFVAVQIFTHTFAFGLLARMDPTGRAVAATPAMLMTGSALGPIIGGILMESFGIGALGVTAVIVAALSVTCFARGTRAQGLPKTTKSAALAGS; encoded by the coding sequence ATGACGGAAACACAACTACACGCCGGGTCTGTTCCGACGAAGGGAGAATTGGGCAAAACCGGGGCTATCGCGCTGATCGTCGGGCATTGTGCGGGTCTGATCGATCTGGTGGCGCTGCCGGTCTGGGTGGGTGCACTAATCGTGCGTTTCGGCTTCGGTCCGCGCGAGGCCGGGGCGCTGGTGACGCTGTTCCTGATCGGCGCGGTGATCGCAAGTGTTCTGACCGCGCGCAACTTCAACCGGCTGCCACGTAAGGCGCTGGCGGTGACAGGCTACGCGCTTTCGGCGCTGGCCTTTTTGCTGGCTGCTGGACAAACCGGTTTTGTTCCGCTGGCCGTACTGCATCTGCTGGGCGGGATCGCTACCGGCATGGCGCTTAGCCTCGTGCACGGCAGCATGGGCCGGGCGGCCAACCCGCACCGGCTGTTCGCCTTCGCGGGCGCAGGGCTAGGCCTCTTCGGGGTGATCTACATGGCCGCGGTGCCGCAACTGCTGGCGCTGCACGGCGGACAGATTCTGTTCTACACCTTCGGCGCGATCATGGCGTTGGCGGCACTGGCCATGTTGCTGGCATTTCCCAATGTGGCGGGGCATGCAAAGGGCGTAACGAGCCGTGCACCTTTCGCCGCAGGTGTGCTTGCCGTGGTGGCGGGTGTCAGCCTGATGACCTTCAACCAGGCGATGGTCTTTTCGTTCGTCGAGGTCATCGGCAATGCTCGCAACTTCGCCCCGCAAGCCATCGTTGGCACGCTGATCGCCCTCGGCATCGTGAACTTCGTCGGCCCGGCGCCGCTCGCCGCACTGTTGGAAAAGCGCCTCTCGGCACGCAGCGTCGTGCTGGCCGGGCCGGTCGTCCAGGCCACTTTTGCGCTGGTTCTGACCTTTGCCACGGTGCTGACCGTATGGGCGCCGGTCGCCGCGTTCTTTGTGGCGGTCCAAATCTTCACCCACACCTTTGCCTTCGGCCTGCTGGCGCGCATGGACCCAACGGGCCGCGCCGTAGCCGCGACCCCGGCGATGCTGATGACCGGCTCGGCGCTCGGTCCCATCATCGGTGGCATCCTGATGGAAAGCTTTGGCATCGGCGCGCTCGGCGTGACCGCGGTGATCGTCGCCGCACTCTCTGTTACCTGCTTTGCCCGCGGCACCCGCGCGCAGGGCCTACCGAAAACAACAAAATCCGCCGCTTTGGCGGGTTCGTGA
- a CDS encoding FAD-dependent oxidoreductase: MMAAAKKVLVIGGGFSGMSAAIMLARGGIETDLVEIDAGWRSYGAGISLHGATLRVFAELGILEAFKATGAATDGLVVRMPHNDQVIVTIPTPPMPGTGLPGNAAIMRPALAAILADATRAAGVSVKLGCSFETITQDELGVDVTFTDGTRARYDAVIGADGLYSKTRATLMPEAPQPEYVGQAVWRAEMATPEGIETINMWLGKGLKVGINPVSAGRSYMFVTEDRPTNDWVEESELLPQMIALLDQFPSPTLTAVKEGLSEESKLIYRPLEKMLLPQPWHAGRVMLIGDAVHATTPHLGAGACIGMEDGLVIAEQLLRADTVAEAFTAHESRRWDRCSMVVHNSARLSEIEITGGDQKEHNNIMSRSMMALGEPV; encoded by the coding sequence ATGATGGCAGCGGCAAAGAAGGTATTGGTGATCGGCGGCGGATTTTCCGGCATGTCCGCGGCAATTATGCTGGCACGCGGAGGCATCGAGACCGACCTCGTCGAGATCGACGCCGGTTGGCGCAGCTATGGCGCGGGGATCAGCCTGCACGGCGCGACCCTGCGGGTCTTCGCCGAACTCGGCATTCTTGAGGCCTTCAAGGCGACCGGGGCTGCGACCGACGGGCTGGTCGTACGCATGCCGCATAACGATCAGGTGATCGTCACGATCCCTACCCCGCCAATGCCCGGCACCGGCCTGCCCGGCAATGCCGCCATCATGCGCCCGGCGCTGGCCGCGATCCTCGCCGATGCCACCCGCGCGGCGGGTGTTTCGGTGAAGCTTGGCTGCAGTTTCGAAACGATCACGCAGGATGAGCTGGGTGTGGACGTCACTTTCACCGACGGCACCCGGGCGCGCTACGATGCGGTGATCGGCGCCGACGGGCTCTATTCCAAGACCCGCGCCACGCTGATGCCGGAGGCGCCGCAGCCCGAATATGTCGGGCAGGCGGTCTGGCGCGCCGAGATGGCCACGCCCGAAGGCATCGAGACCATCAACATGTGGCTTGGCAAGGGGCTCAAGGTTGGGATCAATCCGGTTTCCGCAGGCCGCTCGTACATGTTCGTCACCGAGGACCGCCCGACCAATGACTGGGTCGAGGAATCCGAGCTGTTGCCACAGATGATCGCCCTGCTCGATCAGTTCCCCTCGCCGACCCTCACCGCGGTGAAGGAAGGTCTGAGCGAAGAAAGCAAGCTGATCTACCGCCCGCTCGAAAAGATGCTGCTGCCGCAGCCCTGGCACGCCGGCCGGGTCATGCTGATTGGCGATGCCGTGCATGCCACCACGCCACATCTCGGTGCCGGCGCCTGCATCGGGATGGAGGATGGGCTGGTGATCGCCGAGCAGCTGCTGCGCGCAGATACCGTGGCAGAGGCCTTCACCGCGCATGAATCGCGCCGTTGGGACCGCTGCAGCATGGTCGTCCACAACTCGGCTCGCCTGTCGGAAATCGAAATCACCGGCGGCGACCAGAAGGAACACAACAACATCATGAGCCGCTCGATGATGGCTCTTGGCGAGCCGGTCTGA
- a CDS encoding Rieske (2Fe-2S) protein, which translates to MSDRQLILCHRDDVPEGAARGFLPLPDAPRNVIVVKRNGQLYGYMDSCPHYRGGTPMAWRKDAYLNGEGTHLACHAHGALFNIETGACVSGPCLGRKLTRVPLSEALDGFISVPAQVAGRSEQEG; encoded by the coding sequence ATGAGCGACAGACAGCTAATCCTGTGCCACCGGGATGACGTGCCCGAGGGCGCGGCCCGCGGCTTTCTGCCCCTGCCCGACGCCCCTCGCAACGTCATCGTGGTGAAGCGCAACGGGCAGCTATATGGGTACATGGATTCCTGTCCGCACTACCGCGGCGGCACGCCCATGGCTTGGCGCAAGGACGCCTATCTCAATGGCGAGGGCACACATCTGGCCTGCCATGCCCATGGAGCACTTTTTAACATCGAGACGGGGGCCTGCGTGTCCGGTCCCTGCCTGGGACGAAAACTGACCCGTGTGCCTCTCAGCGAGGCTTTGGACGGGTTCATCAGCGTTCCGGCGCAGGTCGCCGGACGCTCAGAACAGGAGGGCTGA
- a CDS encoding VOC family protein — translation MRIVGPDYLVFGVDDLEGSKTYLSDFGLKPIQLDATGWLFETLDGTGVIIRTKDDPRLPAPLETKNMLRQQVYGVEDNAALDEIEAEMSKDRRVTRLADGALEFKDDLGFELRFQVTIRRALSMPAEKINAPGAPAQRAANELGVTDDMAALPRTLSHVVLFVPDIDKLVHFFCDRLGFVITDVLTGAGPFLRPASNDDHHTLFFIRTPAYMQGCEHLAFHMGGPTELMVAGDRFVRKGYQTFWGPGRHKFGSNWFWYFNSPLGVHFEYDADMDKHDDSWVAREAPNGPEASQMFLLQWREKWAPGGGPEGGSGKP, via the coding sequence ATGCGTATCGTGGGACCCGATTATCTGGTGTTTGGGGTAGACGATCTTGAAGGATCGAAGACCTACCTTTCCGATTTCGGCCTGAAGCCGATTCAGCTCGACGCGACCGGCTGGCTCTTTGAGACGCTGGACGGTACCGGCGTCATCATTCGCACCAAGGACGACCCCAGGCTGCCCGCGCCGCTCGAGACGAAGAACATGCTGCGCCAGCAGGTCTATGGCGTTGAAGACAACGCGGCTCTCGACGAGATCGAGGCCGAGATGTCCAAGGACCGCCGCGTGACGCGGCTCGCGGACGGCGCGCTCGAGTTCAAGGATGACCTCGGCTTCGAGTTGCGCTTCCAGGTGACTATCCGCCGCGCGCTCTCGATGCCCGCAGAGAAGATCAACGCCCCTGGTGCCCCGGCGCAGCGCGCGGCGAACGAGCTTGGCGTCACCGACGACATGGCCGCCCTGCCACGTACGCTGAGCCACGTGGTGCTCTTCGTGCCCGACATCGACAAGCTGGTCCACTTCTTCTGCGACCGCCTCGGCTTTGTCATCACCGACGTGCTGACCGGCGCCGGCCCCTTCCTACGCCCGGCGTCCAACGACGATCACCACACGCTCTTTTTCATCCGCACGCCTGCCTACATGCAAGGCTGCGAGCATCTTGCCTTCCACATGGGCGGACCAACCGAGCTGATGGTGGCGGGCGACCGCTTCGTGCGAAAGGGCTACCAGACCTTCTGGGGGCCGGGCCGCCACAAGTTCGGCTCCAACTGGTTCTGGTACTTCAACAGTCCGCTCGGTGTGCATTTCGAATACGACGCCGACATGGACAAGCATGACGACAGCTGGGTCGCACGCGAGGCGCCGAATGGCCCCGAGGCGAGCCAGATGTTCCTGCTCCAATGGCGCGAGAAATGGGCGCCCGGCGGCGGGCCCGAAGGCGGTTCCGGCAAGCCATGA